ATTTGATTATCTTCGAGGACGAAAATACACTCCGAAAAATTACGAGTCTCTAGTTGAGACGTGGCGCGAGAATCTAAAGACTGACAGTGATGCAACATTTGAGAGACAATTTACTTTACACATTGATGACATTGCACCTCAAGTTAGTTGGGGAACAAATCCTGGAATGACGTGTGATGTAACTGAATCAGTTCCATCCCCTGATGAGTTTGCAAAAGGTGACCCCAATCAAAAGAAAGGTGCAGAAAAAGCACTTGATTACATGGATCTTAAACCCGGAACTCCAATTGAAGATATCAAAATTGATAGAGTATTCATTGGTTCATGTACAAATGCAAGATTAGAAGATCTCATTGAAGCATCAAAAGTTGTAAGGGGACAAAAAATTTCATCAGATGTTAGAGCAATGGTTGTTCCAGGTTCTCAAATGGTAAAAAAACAAGCAGAAGAAATGGGTCTTGATAAAATTTTCATTGATGCTAATTTTGAATGGCGAGAAGCAGGATGTAGCATGTGTCTTGGAATGAATCCTGATATTTTATCTCCTGGTGAGCGATGTGCCAGTACCTCAAACAGAAACTTTGAAGGGAGACAGGGAACTGGTGGAAGAACCCACTTGGTTAGTCCAGTGATGGCAGCAGCTGCTGCAATCAACGGACACTTTGTAGATGTTAGGAAATTGGATTTAAACTAGAATGGAGCCTTTTAAAAACATCTCAAGCATCATTACACCACTGGATAAGGTAAATGTGGACACTGATCAAATTGTCCCAAAACAATTCCTAAAATTAGTCCAAAAGTCCGGATTTGGAAAGTTCTTGTTCTTTAATTGGCGATATGATGAGGCAGAAAACAAAAAATCTGATTTTGTCTTAAATGATCCAAAATATGGTGGCTCTAAAATCCTAGTAGTTGGAGATAATTTTGGGTGCGGTTCTAGTCGTGAGCATGCCGTTTGGGCTCTAAAAGACTATGGTTTTTCAGTAATAATCGCACCATCCTTTGCTGATATCTTCTTTAGCAACTGCTTCAAAAATGGTCTTTTACCAATTTCGCTTGATGAAGAAACAGTTGATATTCTACAAAAAGAAACAGGCCCAGTCAGCGTTGACTTGGAAAAGCAAACCATCAAAACTTCCACTCAAGAAATTCATTTTGATATTGATTCTCATATGAGAAAAATTCTTCTAGAAGGACTAGATGACATTGCACAAACTTTTCAATATGAAGATAAAATTACAGAGTTTGAAAAAAATTCTAAAATCCCATCTGTTTTATAATCTTCTTTACTGTTTTCTCATTTCTCTCTAAAACCATTGGAGATTCTGCATCAATCCATTCTATTTCTCCAATGTCATATGCACTAATTTTTCCCTCTCTTGATAGTTGCTGTAAAATATCAAATGACAAATTGATCTCTTTTTGTTTTGACTTGGCCTTTATTCTTTCAATAACATCCGATCCTAACATGTAGATTCCTAGACATTCGGAGAGCTGCAATTTCATTAGTGGTTTTTCTTTGAATTCTTTAATTATTCCATCTTCAACTACTGCAAATCCTGTCTCTTCTTTTCTTTTTGATCTTGTTGCAATACATGCCACACTTTTTTTATCGACAAACTGCTCATGCATCTTTTTTAGATTGATGGCACACAAGTTATCCGCAAACCACAAGACAAATTCTGATTCACCTTTGAGTTTATTCTCGATGTGCAGCAAATCTCCGCCTGTACCACTTTGTGAGTCTTGAACAAAGGCGGTGCCTTTTTGATTCTCGTAATAGTTTTTGATTTGACCTCCCAATCCAGTAAAATCAGAAATTATGATGACCTCTTTTATGAAACTAAATGATTTTAGATATTTTACAACATAGTCAATTAGCGGCTTTCCATTAATTGGCGTCATTGCCTTTGGAAAATATTCGGTGTATGGCTTGCCTCTAGTTCCTTTGCCGCCAGCTAAAATTATAGCCTTCACAGCCTAACGGTATGATTTTTGCTTTCTTCTTCTAGCACCAGGTCCGCCAAATTTCTTTGGTTCTTTCTGTCTGGCATCTCCGCTGACTAGGTATTTGTCAAAATCAGTGATTCGTTTTCGAAGATCTTCTCTAGTTGATTTTGGAAGTGGATGCTCTTTTGGCTCTTTCTTAGATTTAGTCCATCCAATTAGTGCTCTGGTAATTCCAGTTGCAGCTGCACTGGCTTGACCCATAAAACCTCCGCCTCTAACTCTGACAGAAATATCTATTTTGTCCCTCAAGTCACCTGTTATTTCTAGTGGTCCTAAAATTACTTCACGGACAGTTTCTTGAGGAATCATTTCAACTGGAACATTGTTGATTCTTACTTTGCCTTGTCCTTTTGTAATGTAAACATGTGCACTAGCTCTCTTTCTAGTTGCAAAATAAATTTCAGTTTTTGGAGTTGTCATTCAGTCCACCCTATTACTCTGCATAATTCGCCTACTGATGTATAGTTTGCTGCAGATTTTTTAATTTTTGCTTTTTCAAATTGAATTTTTTCAAGTGATTTAATTTCTTTTGGAGAGCCAATGTAAGTTCTTAGTCTTTGATATGATTCTTTTCCTGATGGTTTTCTATCAAATGGTAACATTTGACGAATCATTTTTGCAATTACAGTGTCTGGTCTTCTATAGTGGACTGGTCCGTGTTTTGGATTAATAATGCTGTTAATTTCTAAAAATTCTCTATATTCTTTGATTTGGTTTGCTCTTGTACCGCTCATCATAATTTTTTCACAATTTACAACTGAAACTCTGTTTCCCTGAATTAGCAATTTTGCAACATTCGATGATAGTCTACCTGCGATGTGATCTGTTCCGTCAACTACAATTGGTCTGTCAGTTCTGATTACTGTTTTTTGCTCAGCCAAGTAGTACGACTCCTTTTCCTGTTGGGTTTTGTTCAATCAAATCTGAATAACTTATAATTTTTCCACCTTTTTCAATAATTTTACTTGCAGCAGAACTTGAGATTCCAAATGAGAATAATGTAATTTTGTGAGGAACATTACCTGTTCCAAGAACTTTTCCTGGAAATACGACTGTGTCGTTTTCTTTTGTTAATTGACCGATTCTGTTCAAGTTAAGATCTCTTCTTGCAATGGATGGCTTTAATGCATATTCGGCTAATTTTGCCCAAATTGGAGCGTCATTTTTAGCTGATGCTTTTTTCAGATCCTTTGCCATGCGTATAACTACTTGATTAGTCATGTGAATAATCCGCCTTGAAACCCAAATATAATGTCTATGCTTAATTTATTCTTGAATCTGGTCAATCGTTTCTTTGAATTGGCCTAATTTATTACTGACCTCATCTACTCCCGCAAGAATAATTTGCTCTGGATTTAGTGCGCCAGTAGATTCTACTGTGAGAATTTTCTCATCTTCCTTGTCTGTATCGATAATTGTTGAAATATTTGCAGAATTCCATTTTGCGTGTTCTATTCCACGTCCAAGTCTTGCATAACACTCGACTTTGATTCTTTGACCTGGTGCAAGTTGAACAATTGGAATTTTATCTGAAACTGGCTTAATTGACTCATCTTCAGAAGATAACTCGTTTGACAGGATGGTTCTTGTGACATCAGAGTCGCCAGAGTCTAAAACTAACATTACTCTGCAGTTTGAACATCCAGTTTCACTTTTACACTCACATTTTGATGGTTCGTTAAATCTACCCAAGTCAGTCTTTAATGGAATTAGTCCCAGTCTGTGTGCCAGTCCTTCATCAGGTAGTACTGAGGAATTTTCTATAATATCTACTGTATCAACTGCAAAGACTGGTACACCATTAAGACATACACGTCTGAGTGCATTTGCATATTGTAACGGAACTCCTTTTAGCTTTATAGCTATTTTTTGATTATCTTTGCTAATTACCTCTAAGGATGACAAATCTTGAACAAAATCTTCAAAGTCCACATAAAAATCTAGCTAGTTTTACGTATAGATAAATACCAAATTATCATAGATATTTTAGAAATGACAGATTACACATTGGTTAGATATTCCTATGAGGGAGAAAAATTTGAAATTATGGTAAAGCCTGACCCGGCACTTGATTACAGATTGGGTAAGAAAAAGGACCTCTCAGCAATTCTAGTTTCTGATGAAATTTACACTGATGCTAGTAAAGGCACGAGGCCTACTGCTGAAAAATTACTACACGCTTTCAAAACTGAAGACCCAGCCGAAATTGCTGAGATTATTCTCAAGAAAGGTGATCTGAATCTCACAACTGATCAAAGACGAAAGATGATTGAAGAGAAGAAAAAACAGATTGTGACCTTTATTGCCAAAACATACGTAGATCCTAGAACTCATCTGCCGCATCCACCACTCAGAATTGAGCAGGCCATGAAAGACGGTAGAGTCTCAATTGATCCTCACAAAACTGTAGATGAGCAAGTAAAGGATATCGTTGAAAAATTGCGTTCTATCATTGCTCTAAAATCTGAGAATCTGAAATTAGAAATTACAATTCCTGCACAATATGCATCTCAATCATATGCCGTTTTGAAATCAGTAGGTTCTCTAAACAAAGAAGAATGGCAAAATAACGGTTCACTAAAAGCAATACTTGAAATACCCGCTGCAGCAAGGCCAAACGTGATTGATAAATTAGGCTCTATAACCAAAGGCTCTGCTACAGTTGAGGTAATGAAATAATGGATAATAAAAGAAAATACGTTATTCCAGGCGATGTAGTAACCACAGGACCATTTAGACCTGAACAAAATGTAGAACTTGTAGGAAATAAGATAATCTCAACTACAATTGGCATTTCTGAAATTTATGATGATTCAGTTAAAGTAATTCCCCTTACTGGAAAATACATTCCAAAAATTAATGATTTAGTTATTGGCAAAGTCATTTCTCATACATCACTGTCATGGGAACTTGACATAAATTCATGCTATGTTGGATTCTTGCCTGCACAAGATGTCTTTGGACGTGACTTTTCTGCTCATGCAGATGAACTTACATCCAAATTAAAATCAGGAGACTTGGTTGCTGCAAGAATTGCAAATTTCGATAGAACACGAGATCCACTAGTTACAATTTCTGATAGAGATTTAGGTAAAATTGATACTGGCGACTTGGTAAAAATCTCTCCAAGTAAGGTCCCACGCCTGATTGGAAAACGAGGTACCATGATCCAAATGATAGAGATGGCAACAGACGCTGCAATTACAATTGGCCAGAATGGCTGGGTAGTGGTTTCATGTGAGGCGCCCGAGGGATTATTAAAGGCTAAAAAGGCAATTGAGATGGTTAATGAAAAAGCACATGTTGCTAATTTGACTGATCAAGTGAAAGAAATGTTAGAATCAAAAGGTGAATCATAATGGGCGGAAGAGACGCAACAATGGTCCTATTGGACGAGAATGGTATACGTTGTGATGGCCGTAAAGTGGACGAGCCAAGACGTATCATGATTAAAGCTGGCGGACTAAAAAATGCAGACGGTTCAGCATACATTGAATTTGGTGATAACAAAATCCTAGTTGGTGTTTTTGGTCCACGAGATGTTCATCCAAAACACATGTCAAATACTGATACAGGAATTTTACGAGTAAGGTATCATATGGAGCCTTTCTCTGTTGGAGAAAGAAAAAATCCAGCTCCTTCAAGAAGAGAGATTGAAATTTCCAAAGTAATCAAAGAAGCATTAGAGCCAGCAGTAATGTTGGATAAATTCCCAAGAACCGCAGTTGATGTTTTCATTGAAGTATTACAAGCAGATGGTGGAACTAGATGTGCTGCACTTTCAGCAGCTTCTGTTGCATTAGCCGATGCCGGAATTCCAATGAGGGATATGGTAGCAGCAATTGCTGCAGGTAAAGTTGCAGATACTATAGTTCTTGATGTTAACAACGAAGAAGACCAAGCAGGTCAGGCAGACATGCCAATTGGTTACATGCCAAATCTAGAAAAAATTACATTATTACAATTAGATGGTGTTCTTACTCCAGAAGAGTACAAGAAATGTGTTCAAGTGGGAGTAGACGGTTGCAAAATTGTTTATGATATTCAAAAGAAAGCACTACAAGACAAATACTTTGGAAACGGAGGAGATTAGAAATGACATCTACTTCCGTT
This genomic window from Nitrosopumilus ureiphilus contains:
- the leuD gene encoding 3-isopropylmalate dehydratase small subunit, with the translated sequence MEPFKNISSIITPLDKVNVDTDQIVPKQFLKLVQKSGFGKFLFFNWRYDEAENKKSDFVLNDPKYGGSKILVVGDNFGCGSSREHAVWALKDYGFSVIIAPSFADIFFSNCFKNGLLPISLDEETVDILQKETGPVSVDLEKQTIKTSTQEIHFDIDSHMRKILLEGLDDIAQTFQYEDKITEFEKNSKIPSVL
- a CDS encoding nucleotidyltransferase family protein → MKAIILAGGKGTRGKPYTEYFPKAMTPINGKPLIDYVVKYLKSFSFIKEVIIISDFTGLGGQIKNYYENQKGTAFVQDSQSGTGGDLLHIENKLKGESEFVLWFADNLCAINLKKMHEQFVDKKSVACIATRSKRKEETGFAVVEDGIIKEFKEKPLMKLQLSECLGIYMLGSDVIERIKAKSKQKEINLSFDILQQLSREGKISAYDIGEIEWIDAESPMVLERNEKTVKKIIKQMGF
- the rpsI gene encoding 30S ribosomal protein S9, translated to MTTPKTEIYFATRKRASAHVYITKGQGKVRINNVPVEMIPQETVREVILGPLEITGDLRDKIDISVRVRGGGFMGQASAAATGITRALIGWTKSKKEPKEHPLPKSTREDLRKRITDFDKYLVSGDARQKEPKKFGGPGARRRKQKSYR
- the rplM gene encoding 50S ribosomal protein L13; this encodes MAEQKTVIRTDRPIVVDGTDHIAGRLSSNVAKLLIQGNRVSVVNCEKIMMSGTRANQIKEYREFLEINSIINPKHGPVHYRRPDTVIAKMIRQMLPFDRKPSGKESYQRLRTYIGSPKEIKSLEKIQFEKAKIKKSAANYTSVGELCRVIGWTE
- a CDS encoding 50S ribosomal protein L18e, with the protein product MTNQVVIRMAKDLKKASAKNDAPIWAKLAEYALKPSIARRDLNLNRIGQLTKENDTVVFPGKVLGTGNVPHKITLFSFGISSSAASKIIEKGGKIISYSDLIEQNPTGKGVVLLG
- a CDS encoding DNA-directed RNA polymerase subunit D, translating into MDFEDFVQDLSSLEVISKDNQKIAIKLKGVPLQYANALRRVCLNGVPVFAVDTVDIIENSSVLPDEGLAHRLGLIPLKTDLGRFNEPSKCECKSETGCSNCRVMLVLDSGDSDVTRTILSNELSSEDESIKPVSDKIPIVQLAPGQRIKVECYARLGRGIEHAKWNSANISTIIDTDKEDEKILTVESTGALNPEQIILAGVDEVSNKLGQFKETIDQIQE
- a CDS encoding ribosome assembly factor SBDS, giving the protein MTDYTLVRYSYEGEKFEIMVKPDPALDYRLGKKKDLSAILVSDEIYTDASKGTRPTAEKLLHAFKTEDPAEIAEIILKKGDLNLTTDQRRKMIEEKKKQIVTFIAKTYVDPRTHLPHPPLRIEQAMKDGRVSIDPHKTVDEQVKDIVEKLRSIIALKSENLKLEITIPAQYASQSYAVLKSVGSLNKEEWQNNGSLKAILEIPAAARPNVIDKLGSITKGSATVEVMK
- the rrp4 gene encoding exosome complex RNA-binding protein Rrp4: MDNKRKYVIPGDVVTTGPFRPEQNVELVGNKIISTTIGISEIYDDSVKVIPLTGKYIPKINDLVIGKVISHTSLSWELDINSCYVGFLPAQDVFGRDFSAHADELTSKLKSGDLVAARIANFDRTRDPLVTISDRDLGKIDTGDLVKISPSKVPRLIGKRGTMIQMIEMATDAAITIGQNGWVVVSCEAPEGLLKAKKAIEMVNEKAHVANLTDQVKEMLESKGES
- the rrp41 gene encoding exosome complex exonuclease Rrp41, yielding MGGRDATMVLLDENGIRCDGRKVDEPRRIMIKAGGLKNADGSAYIEFGDNKILVGVFGPRDVHPKHMSNTDTGILRVRYHMEPFSVGERKNPAPSRREIEISKVIKEALEPAVMLDKFPRTAVDVFIEVLQADGGTRCAALSAASVALADAGIPMRDMVAAIAAGKVADTIVLDVNNEEDQAGQADMPIGYMPNLEKITLLQLDGVLTPEEYKKCVQVGVDGCKIVYDIQKKALQDKYFGNGGD